One region of Aminobacterium colombiense DSM 12261 genomic DNA includes:
- the purS gene encoding phosphoribosylformylglycinamidine synthase subunit PurS, protein MTFNVKLLVYPKEEVLDSPGKAVAGSLLSLGYSSVKNVRIGRYIQLLINSDTAEEARQQVEKMCDDLLVNSLIEEFTIISVEA, encoded by the coding sequence ATGACCTTTAACGTAAAACTTTTAGTCTATCCAAAAGAAGAGGTGCTTGATTCTCCGGGAAAAGCCGTTGCCGGCTCCCTTTTATCTTTAGGGTATTCTTCTGTAAAAAACGTGCGCATTGGACGCTATATCCAGCTATTGATCAATAGCGACACGGCAGAAGAGGCACGTCAGCAAGTGGAAAAGATGTGTGATGATCTTCTTGTAAATTCCCTTATTGAGGAATTTACCATTATTTCAGTGGAGGCATAG